GGCGAGTAGCTATCCGGGGCGCGGCCGGCGCTGACGTCCGCGGCGCGGGAGCGTCTGCACCTGCGGTCGTTTGCCTCGCGCACCCGTCCGCGCACGGCCCCCTATTCTGTCAGTGGTGCGCGAGAAAATAGGGTATGGCGACGGCGGCGCAGCACCTGGAGGAAGCCCTGGTCGAGCTCGCCCGCCTGGAGGCGGAGAAGGCGCGATTGCAGGCCTCGGTCGTGACGGCGGTGGAGCGGGTCCGGTCGCTGATGGAGCACAGCGCGCACGAACGGGACCTGCCGGGCCGACCGCAGCGCGGCGGGAACCTGGGCGACACGCTCGCGGCAGCCGAGGTGGCGTGCCTCCTGCGCATCTCTGAGCGCAGCGCCTTCCTGCTGGTGCAGCAGGCGCGGGTGCTGTGCGCGTACCACCCGGACACCCTCGCCGCCCTCCGCTCGGGCCGGATCTCGTGGGCCCACGCCGCAGCCCTGGTCCGCGAGTACGCAGGCGTGCCTGCGGCCACCGCATCAGCCGTGGAGGCAGCCCTGCTGCCCGTGGCGATCGACACGACGACGACGAAGCTGGCCTACCAGGCCCGGCGGCTGCGGGACCGGTACCACCCGGAGGTCCTGGATGATCGCGCCCGCCACGCAGAAGCGCGGCGCCGGGTGGACATGGAGCCGGCGGACGACGCGATGGCGTGGCTCAGCGTGTACCTGCCTGCGACCTCCGCAAGCGCCATCGATGCCCAGCTGACCGCGGCCGCCCGCCATCTGCAGCGTCCGGCGGAGCGGCGCACCCTCACGCAGCTGCGCACGGACGTGCTCGTCGACCTCCTCCTGCCCGGCGTAGGGTTCCCGGCCAAGGTGTCCGACGGAGCCGGTGTCGGAATGCGCGCTGCGTCTGTCGCCGGGTATGCCGCCGGCCCTGATGCCGGGACCGATCCTGGTCCGGACCCCGATCGGCCCGAACGCACCGCCGGACCGACTCCGCTTCCGGACGGGCTGCGGGCGCACATCAATGTCACAGTGCCGGTCCTGTCCCTGCTCGGTGTCGACGACGCCCCCGCGCTGCTCGAGGGCTACGGGCCCATCCCGGCCGAACTCGCCCGCCGCCTCGCCGCCCACGCACCGTCCTTCACCCGGCTCCTGACCCATCCGGAGACCGGGGTGGTGCTCAGCGTGGGACGCACCACCTACGCAGTTCCGGCCGACCTGAAGAAATGGCTGCGCGTCCGGGACCGGACCTGCCGGCACCCCGGCTGCAACATCCCCGCCGCACGCTGCGAACTGGATCATACGAGACCCTGGGCACACGACGGCCCCACCAGCCACGACAACCTCGCGCACCTGTGCCGCAAGCACCACGCCTTCAAGAGCGAGGGCCTCTGGCACTACGACCAACCCCGGCCGGGCGTGCTCACGGCGATCTCCGCCGGCGGACGCACCTACACCACCGAGAACGATGAACCGCCGTTCTGATGGCCGGCCTGGTTGAGGGTGATCGGCGGCAGGCGCACCGTCGAGACCGACGGCGAATCGCCGTTCTGACGACCGGCCTGGTTGGTCGTGACCGACCGCCTCACCGACGGTCTGCCGTTCTGCCGGTTGCTCTACCCGACAGCGATCGCCGGCGGATCAGTGCAGCCGGTACTGCGGGCCGTGGCTCAGGACGCGGAGGCGAAGGCCGCGCGGGCCGTGGTGAGCGACACCGTGGTCTCGCGCAGGGGACTGAGCGCGGTACCGAGGGCGGAGAGGTACTCAGCGCGACGCTTCGGCGAGATCCTGGACACCGGCGCGGAGGGGGTCTCCGCGGCGTCTGCGTAGTGGGTCGCGAGTCCGTCCTGCAGCAGCCGCAAGGCCTCCGACTTCTGCTGCGACACGGCCGAGTGCGTGGTGCCGAGCTCCACCGCGACCTCGGTCACGGACCGGCCCTCGAAGAAGACCTGCTCGATGATGTGGCGCATGCGCGCCGGGAGATGGGTGACCGCCGTCCGCAGGTGGCGCACCTGCTCGTCGGCGAGCAGCGAGGCCTCGGGCAGCTGATCGGCAGCGGCAGGAACGATGTCCAGCACGGTTTCGTCGAGTGTCTGCACGGAACGGCCGGCGTCGTCGAGCGCCGCATGGACCTCCTGGCGGCTGACACCGAGTGTCATCGAGAGCTCGTCGACGGTCGGGGTGCGTCCGAGCGACGCCGCCAGCGCGTCCTGCGCCGCCAGTGTCTCGCCGATACGGCGCCGGACGGATCGGGGCGCCCAGTCGTTGGACCGCATCTCGTCCGCGAACGCGCCGGTGATGCGGCGCCGTGCGTAGGCGCCGAAGGGCACGCCGAGTGTGGGGTCGAACGAATCCGCCGATGTGATGAGCGCGATCGCACCCACCGACGCGAGGTCATCCCTCGAGAGGTGCGTGGCGCGGGCACACAGGGCGGAGACGAGATATCCGACCAGAGGCAGGTTGTCGACAATGAGTTTTTCGCGGTCGCGTGAGTACATGAGCAAGCTCCCCAGCTGCTTCGGTGGCATCGCTGTCCGCTGGTGTCCGGCAAGGGTCTGCCGCGGCGGCAGGATGTCGCTTTGAAGCTATCAGCGGGGTTTCGCAGGAGCGGAGCACTGAGGCAATCCTGCTCAAAGGCTGAGCTTCAGCTGCTTACATGCTGCGGTGTGCGCCTGCACCTGCGGATTACAGCTCGTCGGAGCCGACGGCGGGCGGTCATGTCCGAGCCTGCGGGGCCGCTCCGGACGGTGCGGGCGCACCCGACGGGCGGCCCGATGAATCGGCTCATTCCGGCCCGTCTAACCAGCAGCGGACGACGACATCGGAAGGACACACCATGACTCATCACGCCGGGTGGCTGCCGGTCGACCTGCACATCGTCTCCGAGCAGGACCTGATGCTGCTGCAACGCGGGGCTGTGCCTCCGTACAGACCAGGACCCGGCGGGCGGGTCTACTCCTCGCCCTGGTCGGACGGCCTGGACCGGGTGCTGGACGAACTCGAGCGCCGGGAATCGGCCACTGCAAGGCCTCCGACGGCGCATCGGTGGACGTACTGATCCCCGTCGCCCCGGGGACGCCGCGGACCGTGGCCCGGTCGATGCGAGCGGCTGTTCGCGCCATGGTGCGGCGCGGGGGTGTCGCCTAGCCTTGGAGACCTACCGACAGCCAGGAGGGGAAACCGATGCCGACGCCGTTCTTCGAGGAGCAGCAGGCTCGCCCTTTCGACGACGACGATCGCCTTCCGCCGTTCGAGACGCCGGCATGGACAGGGCCGCCCTGGCACGAGAAGTACGGCTCCGTGCTCCTCGGGGTGGAGATCGGCCGATCCACGACCACCGTCGTCTCCCTCGGTGCCGCCCGATGCTATCAGGAGGGCCTGGCGGTGGAACTCCTGGTGCGCGTGCGCGAGACCGGTCGGCAGGCTCGGCACCGCATCTTCTCCTATCTCGAGCGCGCCCACGGCAGGGGCCATCTGGACGAACGCTTGAAGCCCGGTGGCCTCCGGTGGGGTGTCGCCTTCAGCGACGGACGGAAGGTCACGACGCAGGACGAGTCGCCGTGGGCTCGTGTCGGGTCCATGGAGGACCTCGTCGAGGGCCCCGTCATCGAGGGACTCTCGCGGCCCGTCGTCGACATGGACTCCTGGGCCCGCTACTACTGGCTCTGGCCGACTCCACCTCCCGCCACGATGCTCGTGGGTTTCGAATGGGAGGAACGGGGGATCGGCGAGACGCTGACGGTGGTCGACGTCGCACCCCTGATCGCGGCCGGCGCCGCCTCGGAGCCGTTGTGGCAGGGCCAGCAAGACGCGCAGGGGCAGGAGGCCGCTCGGCCGGACGACGACGAGGCGACGGCAGTGAGTGACGACGGCAGTGAGTGACGACGGCAAGGCGACGACCTGGCGACGAGGCGACGACCTGGCAACGGTGCGTAACGACGACGTGGTGACGGCGCGTGACGGCCGGTGACGCTGCGCGGGAGGCGATCAGGACGGGGCCGCGCTGCGACGTATCATGGAGGGTCAGCTTTTATCTACCTTTAGGGGCAAATCGTGTCCACCGTTGAAGACCGTTCGGCAACCACAGCGCAGACCGGCGGCAACCGGGTCAAGCGGGGCATGGCCGAGATGCTCAAGGGCGGCGTCATCATGGATGTCGTCACCGCCGAGCAGGCACGCATCGCCGAGGACGCCGGTGCTGTAGCCGTAATGGCGCTCGAGCGGGTCCCCGCCGACATCCGGGCCCAGGGCGGGGTGTCACGCATGAGCGACCCCGACATGATCGACAGCATCATCGAGACCGTGTCCATCCCGGTCATGGCCAAGGCGCGGATCGGCCACTTCGTCGAGGCGCAGGTCCTTCAGTCCCTCGGCGTGGACTACATCGACGAGTCCGAGGTCCTCACGCCCGCCGACTTCACCAACCACATCGACAAGTGGAAGTTCACCGTCCCCTTCGTCTGCGGTGCCACCAATCTCGGCGAGGCGCTGCGGCGCATCAACGAGGGCGCGGCGATGATCCGCTCGAAGGGCGAGGCGGGCACCGGTGACGTCTCGAACGCGACGATGCACATGCGCAAGATCCGCTCGGAGATCAACCGGCTGTCCTCCATGGCCGAGGACGAGCTGTACGTCGCCGCCAAGGAGCTCCAGGCGCCGTACGAACTCGTGAAGGAGGTGGCCTCCGCCGGCCGCCTGCCCGTGGTCCTCTTCACCGCGGGCGGCATCGCGACGCCGGCGGACGCCGCCATGATGATGCAGCTCGGTGCGGACGGCGTCTTCGTCGGCTCCGGCATCTTCAAGTCCGGCAACCCCGCCGAGCGCGCGAACGCGATCGTCCAGGCGACGACGTTCCACGACGATCCGGACATGATCGCCAAGGTGTCCCGCGGCCTGGGCGAGGCCATGGTCGGCATCAATGTCGACGAGATCCCGCAGCCCCACCGCCTCGCCGAGCGCGGCTGGTAGCAGCACCGGATCCGCCGACGGAAGGACCGCAGCCCTCGGGTTGCGGTCCTTCCGTCGTTCCGCCGGTCGCGTCCTATCGGTGGAACGGGACGGCGATGTCGCACACCTCGGCCTCGGGGTGCGCATCGTCGAACGGGGCGAAGTAGATCTCGCGCGGCGGCAGCGAGGGCGTCAGCCCCTCGCGAGCCAGCCACGCGTACACCTCGTCGTAGGCCTGCAGGATCTGCGGGTACTGCACCTGCGCCTGGGTGATCCGCGCGTAGGCCAGTTCGCCGGCGGGCTCGACCAGGATGCTCGTGGGCGCTGTCACGTCGGCCGGCCGGACGCCGCTGCGCACCGGGATCGCGTTCTCGACGACGCCGTCGGTGTCGTCGTTGACCGGACTCCGGTAGATGGTCGTCAGCGGTCCGGCCCAGCCGCCGAGCCGCTCCGCCACGGGCGCCAGGCGTGCGCAGGACGACCGGATGAAGTCCGGTATGCCCGCCGGGTCCACGCGCCTCTTCTCCGTCACGTACGTCATGGCGTCGCATGACCTGGTCGTCACATTCATCGGTCGGTCCTCTCCTCGGGTGAGATGCGACATCACGTAGGAGGCCAGGTGCCGCTGCGCGAGCTGTGTCGCCTCGACCCCGTCCCGGTACGCGGCGACGAGTCCCGGCCGTTCGTCGGCCGCCGCCGCGAGCACATGCGCGATCTCCCCGAGCGGCATGTCGAGGCCGCGCAGCAGGATGATCAGGCGTGCGTCGGCGATCTGGCCGTCGTCGTAGTACCGATAGCCATTGCCGGGGTCAACGTGCGCGGGCGCCAGCAGGCCGTTCCCGGCGTACAGCCGGAGGGCCTTGCTGCTCAGCCGCGTGCGGCGGGCGAAGCTCCCACTGCTCATCAGCGCCACTGTCACCTCCTCGATGCCGGTGGCGATTGCGCCACGTCCCGATCCTGCGGCCGGCCCCTGGGGCAGGGTCAAGCGCACCTGGGCCTACTGCCCCGTCGTGCCGTCGAGCATCTCCCGGAGGATGTCCAGGTGGCCGCAGTGGCGTGCCGTCTCCTCGATCATGTGCACCATCACCCACCGCACGTTGTGTTCCTTCGACGTACCGAGGCACGGGTCGTCGAGCCCGTGCCGGGACAGCACCTCCCGCGACTCGGCGCACGCCGCCTCGTAGTCGCGCACGATGTCCTCGAGGCTGTCCTCGGCCCTCACCCCGAACTCCCATCCGCGGTCCCGCCGGGACCTCGCCCACGGGCCGTCGACGTCACCGTCGACGTCGTCGTGGAACCAGCTCCGCTCCACCTGGG
This genomic interval from Arthrobacter agilis contains the following:
- a CDS encoding DinB family protein encodes the protein MTTPPRPLPPLAEDERTTLEGFLDYLRGTVVLKARGLGDADGARHLVPSPTSVSGIVRHLAQVERSWFHDDVDGDVDGPWARSRRDRGWEFGVRAEDSLEDIVRDYEAACAESREVLSRHGLDDPCLGTSKEHNVRWVMVHMIEETARHCGHLDILREMLDGTTGQ
- a CDS encoding MerR family transcriptional regulator, coding for MSSGSFARRTRLSSKALRLYAGNGLLAPAHVDPGNGYRYYDDGQIADARLIILLRGLDMPLGEIAHVLAAAADERPGLVAAYRDGVEATQLAQRHLASYVMSHLTRGEDRPMNVTTRSCDAMTYVTEKRRVDPAGIPDFIRSSCARLAPVAERLGGWAGPLTTIYRSPVNDDTDGVVENAIPVRSGVRPADVTAPTSILVEPAGELAYARITQAQVQYPQILQAYDEVYAWLAREGLTPSLPPREIYFAPFDDAHPEAEVCDIAVPFHR
- the pdxS gene encoding pyridoxal 5'-phosphate synthase lyase subunit PdxS — its product is MSTVEDRSATTAQTGGNRVKRGMAEMLKGGVIMDVVTAEQARIAEDAGAVAVMALERVPADIRAQGGVSRMSDPDMIDSIIETVSIPVMAKARIGHFVEAQVLQSLGVDYIDESEVLTPADFTNHIDKWKFTVPFVCGATNLGEALRRINEGAAMIRSKGEAGTGDVSNATMHMRKIRSEINRLSSMAEDELYVAAKELQAPYELVKEVASAGRLPVVLFTAGGIATPADAAMMMQLGADGVFVGSGIFKSGNPAERANAIVQATTFHDDPDMIAKVSRGLGEAMVGINVDEIPQPHRLAERGW
- a CDS encoding HNH endonuclease; the protein is MATAAQHLEEALVELARLEAEKARLQASVVTAVERVRSLMEHSAHERDLPGRPQRGGNLGDTLAAAEVACLLRISERSAFLLVQQARVLCAYHPDTLAALRSGRISWAHAAALVREYAGVPAATASAVEAALLPVAIDTTTTKLAYQARRLRDRYHPEVLDDRARHAEARRRVDMEPADDAMAWLSVYLPATSASAIDAQLTAAARHLQRPAERRTLTQLRTDVLVDLLLPGVGFPAKVSDGAGVGMRAASVAGYAAGPDAGTDPGPDPDRPERTAGPTPLPDGLRAHINVTVPVLSLLGVDDAPALLEGYGPIPAELARRLAAHAPSFTRLLTHPETGVVLSVGRTTYAVPADLKKWLRVRDRTCRHPGCNIPAARCELDHTRPWAHDGPTSHDNLAHLCRKHHAFKSEGLWHYDQPRPGVLTAISAGGRTYTTENDEPPF
- a CDS encoding sigma-70 family RNA polymerase sigma factor — encoded protein: MYSRDREKLIVDNLPLVGYLVSALCARATHLSRDDLASVGAIALITSADSFDPTLGVPFGAYARRRITGAFADEMRSNDWAPRSVRRRIGETLAAQDALAASLGRTPTVDELSMTLGVSRQEVHAALDDAGRSVQTLDETVLDIVPAAADQLPEASLLADEQVRHLRTAVTHLPARMRHIIEQVFFEGRSVTEVAVELGTTHSAVSQQKSEALRLLQDGLATHYADAAETPSAPVSRISPKRRAEYLSALGTALSPLRETTVSLTTARAAFASAS